In one Melaminivora jejuensis genomic region, the following are encoded:
- the ispF gene encoding 2-C-methyl-D-erythritol 2,4-cyclodiphosphate synthase gives MNFRIGEGWDVHALVPGRKLVIGGVEIAHRTGLLGHSDADVLLHAITDALLGGAGLGDIGSHFPDTDARFRGADSTVLLAEAMRRVAKQGYAVVNLDSTVIAQAPRLAPHIAAMRGRIAQVLGLAPEQVNVKAKTAERLGPVGQGLAIEARAVVLLQRP, from the coding sequence ATGAATTTCAGGATTGGCGAGGGTTGGGATGTCCACGCCCTGGTGCCCGGACGCAAGCTGGTCATTGGCGGCGTGGAGATCGCCCACCGCACGGGCTTGCTGGGGCATTCGGATGCCGACGTGCTGCTGCACGCCATCACCGATGCGCTGCTGGGCGGCGCCGGGCTGGGTGACATCGGCAGTCATTTCCCCGACACCGACGCGCGCTTTCGCGGGGCAGATTCGACCGTCCTGCTGGCCGAAGCCATGCGGCGCGTGGCCAAACAGGGCTACGCTGTGGTGAATCTGGACAGCACCGTCATCGCCCAGGCACCGCGCCTGGCGCCGCACATCGCCGCTATGCGCGGACGCATCGCGCAGGTGCTGGGCCTGGCGCCCGAGCAGGTCAACGTCAAGGCCAAGACTGCCGAGCGCCTGGGGCCGGTCGGCCAGGGGTTGGCCATCGAGGCGCGCGCAGTGGTGCTGCTGCAGCGGCCCTGA
- a CDS encoding ArsR/SmtB family transcription factor: MKELPPEALEHIAAYFQALSEPMRLQLINLLRAGERNVGELARECGCTTANASKHLALLAQQGMVARESRGTSVYYRIADDTIDALCDLVCGSLARQFEQRVQEGAMFNR, from the coding sequence ATGAAGGAACTCCCGCCCGAGGCGCTGGAGCACATCGCTGCATATTTCCAGGCCTTGTCCGAGCCGATGCGCCTGCAGCTGATCAACCTGCTGCGTGCCGGCGAGCGCAACGTGGGCGAGTTGGCGCGTGAATGCGGCTGCACCACGGCCAATGCGTCCAAGCACCTGGCGCTGCTGGCGCAGCAAGGCATGGTCGCGCGCGAAAGCCGTGGCACCAGCGTCTATTACCGCATCGCCGACGACACCATTGATGCCCTGTGCGATCTGGTGTGTGGCTCCCTGGCGCGGCAGTTCGAGCAGCGCGTCCAGGAGGGTGCGATGTTCAATCGCTGA
- the gloA gene encoding lactoylglutathione lyase, translating into MRFLHTMLRVGNLQRSIDFYTQVLDMQLLRTSENPEYKYSLAFLGFSGGNPDQAELELTYNWGVDNYEMGTAYGHIAIGVPDAYAACARIKAAGGNVTREAGPVKGGSTVIAFVTDPDGYKIELIQENTRAAKADPLRS; encoded by the coding sequence ATGCGATTCCTTCACACCATGCTGCGCGTTGGCAATCTCCAGCGCTCCATCGACTTCTACACCCAGGTGCTGGACATGCAACTGCTGCGCACCTCGGAGAACCCCGAGTACAAATACTCGCTGGCGTTTCTCGGTTTCTCGGGCGGCAATCCCGACCAGGCTGAGCTTGAGCTGACCTACAACTGGGGCGTGGACAACTATGAGATGGGTACGGCCTATGGCCACATCGCCATCGGCGTGCCCGACGCCTACGCCGCCTGCGCACGCATCAAGGCGGCTGGCGGCAACGTCACCCGCGAGGCCGGCCCGGTCAAGGGCGGCTCGACGGTGATCGCCTTCGTCACCGACCCCGATGGCTACAAGATCGAATTGATCCAGGAGAACACGCGAGCTGCCAAGGCCGATCCGCTGCGCTCATAG
- the ispD gene encoding 2-C-methyl-D-erythritol 4-phosphate cytidylyltransferase, producing MSAPPPAAVRLWALIPCAGTGTRALAPGMAGGPKQYQVIAGQPLVLHTLTAFAGVARLAGTLLAVAPGDDFFERHALHPGGFAVPCGGATRADSVLGGLRALAQRGAHEDDWVLVHDAARCLVTSALIDALIDACLDDSVGGLLAHKVADTLKTASDGPGGVRVLATVDRSDKWLAQTPQMFRLGALRQALEQVGSGATDEASAMEALGLHPRLVEGGAQNFKVTWPQDFALAEAVLAQRLLGTTVERFGGAAGEAAGGEKTAFFHRPPG from the coding sequence CTGTCCGCACCGCCGCCTGCGGCCGTGCGGCTGTGGGCCCTGATCCCCTGCGCCGGCACTGGCACGCGCGCCCTGGCCCCGGGCATGGCCGGCGGCCCCAAGCAGTACCAGGTCATTGCCGGCCAGCCGCTGGTGCTGCACACCCTGACGGCCTTTGCCGGCGTGGCGCGGCTGGCCGGCACGCTGCTGGCGGTGGCGCCGGGCGATGATTTCTTCGAGCGCCACGCCCTGCACCCGGGCGGCTTTGCCGTGCCCTGCGGCGGCGCCACGCGCGCCGATTCGGTGCTGGGCGGCCTGCGCGCGCTGGCACAGCGTGGCGCGCATGAGGACGACTGGGTGCTGGTACACGACGCAGCGCGCTGCCTGGTCACCAGCGCGCTGATCGATGCGCTGATCGATGCCTGCCTGGACGACAGCGTGGGTGGTCTGCTGGCGCACAAGGTGGCCGACACGCTTAAGACGGCCAGCGACGGCCCAGGCGGCGTGCGCGTGCTGGCCACGGTGGATCGCAGCGACAAATGGCTGGCGCAGACGCCGCAGATGTTCCGCCTGGGGGCGCTGCGGCAGGCGCTGGAGCAGGTCGGCAGCGGCGCCACCGACGAGGCCAGCGCCATGGAGGCGCTGGGCCTGCACCCGCGCCTGGTCGAGGGCGGGGCGCAGAATTTCAAGGTCACCTGGCCGCAGGACTTCGCCCTGGCCGAGGCAGTGCTGGCGCAGCGCCTGCTGGGCACCACGGTCGAGCGTTTCGGTGGCGCTGCGGGCGAAGCAGCCGGCGGGGAAAAGACGGCGTTCTTCCATCGTCCGCCGGGCTGA
- a CDS encoding efflux RND transporter periplasmic adaptor subunit, translating to MPLDSRRMLVALAVTAGLASVAGLPFANAQALASAPILASHSPHLHAADGVVEAVRDTTVSTQVAGAVVQLLVRVGDRVQAGQELLRLDAQPARQGALASAAQVEAARTQAQLADSELARQKQLFARQYISQAGLERAQAQAQAAHAQMRALQAQAGAASAQAGLHIVRAPYSGIVSELPVALGDMATPGRPLLRLYDPAALRITASVPQTLQLADAPAQWEIPSLPGSRASVALNDIQRLPTIDRSTHTAQWRLPLPGDLTGAAPGMFARLWLPVAPGASAQPGASSVPTPALAVPASAVLRRGELTAVYVLDEQQRPRLRQVRLGQAPASPASAADAQASIPVLSGLRAGERVVLDPQAAARVR from the coding sequence TTGCCCCTTGATTCCCGGCGGATGCTGGTGGCGCTGGCTGTCACAGCCGGGCTGGCTTCGGTCGCTGGCTTGCCCTTTGCCAACGCCCAGGCTCTGGCGTCGGCTCCGATCCTGGCCAGCCACAGCCCGCACTTGCACGCCGCAGACGGCGTTGTCGAGGCCGTGCGCGACACCACCGTGTCCACCCAGGTGGCCGGTGCCGTGGTGCAGTTGCTGGTACGTGTGGGCGACCGGGTGCAGGCCGGTCAGGAACTGCTGCGACTGGATGCCCAGCCGGCCCGGCAAGGCGCTCTCGCCAGCGCCGCCCAGGTGGAGGCGGCCCGCACGCAAGCCCAGTTGGCCGACAGCGAGCTGGCGCGGCAAAAACAATTGTTCGCCCGCCAATACATCAGCCAGGCCGGGCTGGAGCGCGCCCAGGCCCAGGCCCAGGCCGCCCATGCCCAGATGCGCGCCCTGCAGGCCCAGGCCGGTGCCGCCTCCGCACAGGCGGGCCTGCACATCGTGCGCGCGCCCTACTCCGGCATCGTCAGCGAACTGCCGGTGGCCCTGGGCGACATGGCTACGCCCGGGCGCCCGCTGCTGCGCCTGTACGACCCGGCAGCGCTGCGCATCACCGCCAGCGTGCCGCAGACCCTGCAACTGGCCGATGCGCCCGCGCAATGGGAAATCCCCAGCCTGCCCGGCAGCCGCGCCAGCGTGGCGCTGAACGACATCCAGCGCCTGCCCACCATCGACCGCAGCACGCACACGGCGCAATGGCGCCTGCCCCTGCCCGGCGATCTGACAGGCGCCGCACCCGGCATGTTCGCCCGGCTGTGGCTGCCGGTGGCCCCAGGTGCCAGCGCCCAGCCTGGCGCCAGTTCCGTCCCCACGCCTGCGCTCGCCGTGCCGGCCAGCGCCGTGCTGCGCCGCGGCGAGCTGACCGCCGTCTATGTGCTGGACGAGCAGCAGCGCCCGCGCCTGCGCCAGGTGCGCCTGGGCCAGGCGCCGGCCAGCCCGGCCAGCGCCGCCGATGCCCAGGCCTCCATCCCCGTCCTGAGCGGACTGCGCGCCGGCGAGCGCGTGGTGCTCGATCCACAGGCTGCGGCCCGGGTGCGCTGA